A single genomic interval of Miscanthus floridulus cultivar M001 unplaced genomic scaffold, ASM1932011v1 fs_538_1_2, whole genome shotgun sequence harbors:
- the LOC136532149 gene encoding small ribosomal subunit protein uS5x-like: MADRGGQRGGDRGGFGRGFGRGGRGDRGGRRGGRRGGRQQEEEKWVPVTKLGRLVKEGRINKIEEIYLHSLPVKEHQIVEQLVPGLKDEVMKITPVQKQTRAGQRTRFKAFVVVGDCDGHVGLGVKCAKEVATAIRGAIILAKLSVVPVRRGYWGNKIGQPHTVPCKVTGKCGSVTVRMVPAPRGSGIVAARVPKKVLQFAGIDDVFTSSRGSTKTLGNFVKATFDCLMKTYGFLTPEFWTETKYVKTPFQEFTDLLAKPTKGLLIDAPTETVEA; the protein is encoded by the exons ATGGCGGACCGCGGAGGCCAGCGCGGCGGCGACCGAGGCGGTTTCGGCCGCGGGTtcgggcgcggcgggcgcggcgaccgtggcgggcgccgcggcggccggcgcggcggccgccagcaggaggaggagaagtGGGTGCCCGTCACCAAGCTCGGCCGCCTCGTGAAGGAGGGCAGGATCAACAAGATCGAGGAGATCTACCTCCACTCGCTCCCCGTCAAGGAGCACCAGATCGTGGAGCAGCTCGTCCCGGGGCTCAAGGACGAGGTGATGAAGATCACGCCCGTCCAGAAGCAGACCCGCGCCGGGCAGCGCACGCGGTTCAAGGCGTTCGTCGTCGTCGGCGACTGCGACGGACACGTCGGGCTCGGTGTCAAGTGCGCCAAGGAGGTCGCCACCGCCATCCGTGGCGCCATCATCCTCGCCAAGCTCTCCGTCGTGCCCGTCAGGAGGGGGTACTGGGGGAACAAGATTGGACAGCCGCACACCGTGCCGTGCAAGGTCACCGGCAAGTGCGGATCCGTCACCGTGCGCATGGTGCCGGCGCCTAGGGGGTCCGGGATCGTTGCCGCCCGCGTGCCCAAGAAGGTCCTCCAGTTCGCTGGCATTGATGACGTCTTCACCTCGTCCCGCGGCTCCACCAAAACACTCGGTAACTTCGTCAAG GCCACCTTTGATTGTCTGATGAAGACCTATGGCTTCCTTACTCCTGAGTTCTGGACTGAGACTAAGTATGTGAAGACCCCGTTCCAGGAGTTCACCGACCTTTTGGCTAAGCCGACAAAGGGTCTTTTGATCGATGCCCCTACCGAGACGGTGGAAGCTTAA